A part of Nocardioides sp. WS12 genomic DNA contains:
- a CDS encoding FAD-dependent oxidoreductase, with the protein MSQPKVVVAGLGDSGLLTALHLARSGAVDVVGISSKPGLVSGQELGMRLARPEEWTRDHWYGFGRFARLDGARTVHGELTAVDVAGRALTVRDLAGSDRQESYDVLVLATGVTNGFWRRPELQTADEVDAALASSHGQVADADRVVIVGGGAAAVSTALQVATRWPAKRVVLCFPGDRALPRHHFRTWDHVRRRLLAAGVDLRPGHRAALPDGFACDRITAGPIDWSTGQAPTPADAVVWAIGRVRPNTNWLPSYLLDEGGFVRVEPTLQVPGHPEVFAIGDVAATDELRSSARNRADKMLAANIRAFVGEGDLKTFRAPRRRWGSVLGVEADGLRVYAPSGQPFRFPAWSVRSILQPWIVERGIYGGIRRR; encoded by the coding sequence GTGAGCCAGCCGAAGGTCGTCGTCGCCGGGCTGGGTGACAGCGGCCTGCTCACCGCGCTCCACCTCGCGCGTTCCGGTGCGGTGGACGTCGTCGGCATCTCCTCGAAGCCCGGGCTCGTCAGCGGGCAGGAACTCGGGATGCGGCTGGCCCGGCCAGAGGAGTGGACGAGGGATCACTGGTACGGGTTCGGGCGGTTCGCCCGGCTCGACGGCGCCCGGACGGTGCATGGCGAGCTCACCGCTGTGGATGTGGCTGGTCGGGCGCTGACGGTGCGTGACCTCGCGGGCAGTGATCGGCAGGAGTCGTACGACGTGCTGGTGCTCGCCACGGGCGTGACCAACGGCTTCTGGCGGCGCCCGGAACTGCAGACCGCCGACGAAGTGGACGCCGCTCTGGCGTCGTCGCACGGGCAGGTCGCGGACGCGGACAGGGTCGTGATCGTCGGCGGCGGTGCCGCCGCGGTCAGCACCGCGCTCCAGGTCGCGACGCGCTGGCCCGCCAAGCGGGTGGTCCTCTGCTTCCCTGGCGACCGCGCCCTGCCGCGCCACCACTTCCGCACCTGGGACCACGTACGACGACGGCTGCTCGCCGCGGGCGTCGACCTCCGCCCCGGTCACCGTGCCGCGCTGCCCGACGGGTTCGCCTGTGACCGGATCACGGCCGGGCCCATCGACTGGAGCACGGGCCAGGCGCCGACGCCGGCCGACGCGGTGGTGTGGGCGATCGGGCGCGTCCGTCCGAACACGAACTGGCTGCCGTCGTACCTCCTCGACGAGGGGGGCTTCGTGCGGGTCGAGCCGACGCTGCAGGTGCCCGGTCATCCGGAGGTGTTCGCGATCGGGGATGTCGCGGCGACCGACGAACTGCGGTCCTCGGCCCGCAACCGCGCGGACAAGATGCTGGCCGCGAACATCCGGGCCTTCGTCGGCGAAGGTGACCTGAAGACGTTCCGGGCTCCGCGGCGCCGGTGGGGCTCGGTCCTCGGGGTGGAGGCCGACGGGCTCCGCGTCTACGCGCCATCCGGCCAACCGTTCCGGTTCCCGGCCTGGTCGGTCCGGTCGATCCTCCAGCCCTGGATCGTGGAGCGCGGGATCTACGGCGGCATTCGCCGGCGCTGA
- a CDS encoding DUF1295 domain-containing protein: MSKAASLTRVGIAYVAAFGVATIWLLWGPDARWLWLDGLIADVLATLVVFAASRIHRNSSFYDAYWSILPPYLAVYWWLAADAPGVSDGRAWLVLAVIAVWAIRLTGNWIYAFPGLHHEDFRYPLVRERAGRLEFLADLVGIHVVPTMQVFLGLLPVYAAVALPGRSLNWLDGVAVVVGLAAVALAFVADLQMYRFVRTRQPGQAMDRGLWAWSRHPNYFGEISFWFAMGLFGLAASPGDWWWLLIGTVAMVAMFQAASIPMMEGRSLERRPSYQDVIDRVPRLVPRPPRRTGGSA, encoded by the coding sequence GTGAGCAAGGCCGCGTCGCTGACCCGCGTCGGGATCGCATACGTCGCCGCGTTCGGCGTCGCAACGATCTGGCTGCTGTGGGGCCCGGACGCCCGTTGGCTCTGGCTCGACGGACTGATCGCCGACGTGCTCGCGACGCTCGTGGTCTTCGCGGCGAGCCGGATCCACCGCAACTCCAGTTTCTACGACGCCTACTGGAGCATCCTGCCGCCGTACCTCGCCGTCTACTGGTGGCTGGCTGCGGACGCGCCCGGGGTCAGTGACGGGCGTGCTTGGCTGGTGCTCGCGGTGATCGCCGTGTGGGCGATCCGGCTCACCGGCAACTGGATCTACGCCTTCCCGGGACTGCACCACGAGGACTTCCGCTACCCGCTGGTCCGCGAGCGCGCGGGCCGCCTGGAATTCCTCGCCGACCTGGTCGGCATCCATGTAGTCCCCACGATGCAGGTCTTCCTCGGCCTGCTTCCCGTGTACGCCGCCGTGGCGCTCCCCGGACGTTCGCTGAACTGGCTCGACGGGGTGGCCGTCGTAGTCGGCCTCGCTGCCGTCGCCCTCGCCTTCGTCGCCGACCTGCAGATGTACCGGTTCGTCCGCACACGTCAGCCGGGCCAGGCGATGGACCGCGGTCTCTGGGCGTGGTCGCGCCATCCCAACTACTTCGGCGAGATCAGCTTCTGGTTCGCGATGGGCCTGTTCGGACTCGCCGCCTCACCGGGCGACTGGTGGTGGCTGCTGATCGGCACGGTCGCGATGGTCGCCATGTTCCAGGCGGCCAGCATCCCGATGATGGAGGGACGCAGCCTCGAGCGGCGGCCGTCGTACCAGGACGTCATCGACCGGGTGCCGCGTCTGGTGCCGCGACCGCCCCGCCGGACGGGTGGATCCGCGTGA
- a CDS encoding TetR/AcrR family transcriptional regulator: protein MTTAAPTLRDRKKVRTSAAIFDAAVALMADRSYADITVEEICERAEVGRATFFRSYGSKAGLLGEFARQMAEVAAATLAASSAETAEARLGVIEEVVRDTWLESDAGIREMGAETIRAGMPRGGLDMHAELIALIAEIMRSGQESGEFRTTALTPELLSWMLIVNLGLCVMDWLDHPEGAPLGERTRAALDVQLAGLRQPPKN, encoded by the coding sequence ATGACCACAGCAGCCCCCACGCTGAGGGACCGCAAGAAGGTCCGTACGTCGGCCGCGATCTTCGACGCGGCGGTGGCGTTGATGGCCGACCGTTCCTACGCCGACATCACGGTCGAGGAGATCTGCGAACGCGCCGAAGTGGGGCGCGCGACCTTCTTCCGCAGTTATGGCAGCAAGGCCGGCCTGCTGGGCGAGTTCGCTCGCCAGATGGCCGAAGTGGCGGCTGCGACGCTGGCTGCCTCGTCTGCCGAAACCGCCGAGGCGCGGCTCGGTGTGATCGAGGAAGTCGTCCGCGACACCTGGCTCGAGAGCGACGCCGGGATCCGCGAGATGGGCGCCGAGACGATCCGCGCCGGGATGCCGCGCGGTGGCCTCGACATGCACGCCGAGTTGATCGCCCTGATCGCGGAGATCATGCGCAGTGGTCAGGAGAGCGGCGAGTTCCGTACGACGGCGCTCACTCCCGAACTCCTGAGCTGGATGCTGATCGTCAATCTGGGCCTGTGCGTCATGGACTGGCTCGACCACCCTGAGGGCGCTCCGCTTGGCGAGCGGACCCGCGCGGCGCTCGACGTACAACTGGCCGGCCTCCGGCAACCACCGAAAAACTAG
- a CDS encoding phosphotransferase: MSSVEVLHSVDDLTHDWLTRALGAPVRSFTVGPIGTGQVSGTFRIVLDWDGDASSVVLKIADADPSVRATGVSMGIYEREVAFYGGIAGRLPSTALPRSYVAEYDDVDGWFTLLLEDGSPAHPGDQIVGCSPEEARKVVIELARLQASVHGDPELAATISKDPVVTGLMLEMLLPLYYERFGTRIDDTHRPVVDQLVQSFDTWAADRSEPRGLAHSDFRLDNILFGEEGAARDVTIVDWATLEWGPLTKDLSFFIGGNLTVEDRRAHEKELVTAYHDELVANGVKDFSFDQCWRGYRLNAFSGVLMAIGAPMVVVATERGDKMFMTMLSRHCQQVLDLDALTLLHEIRTAAIQVDPNDEARHEPGIDQYWNESYYLDAISADGTIGAYVRAGFVPKLNRTVYTAYVVGVDRPSVGVLAYEAPLPTVGNVVETDEFTSDLVVEEPLKKMRATLAGTGQSYDDPAAALRDEAGEPVHVEMDLVWETDGEPYMYQVTSRYEMPCRVTGTITIGDEVLTLDGPGQRDHSWGPRDWWSMDWTWASAHLEDETRMQTIELRFPGMTNATVGYEQDPKGLTEINGMGTGYQIPESRMPGRTIATLEPTGTSYEWEPIAYGPLRIEAPDGRVCEFPRAMARVTTSDGRTGLGWIEWGHNVVPTKDSDSPVIAAAQRFGRTAKERATAAATRAVAAVPGSAYDGLMNSRAGRPVTAAIFKALPGQINRAAAEGVDALIRFKVTDAKSGGVDVFDLTLPLTGAPTVARGIVGKGAPDARLTLMLSSADLMALATNRIDATEAALTRRIVVEGDLHFVPTFAALMAKPAAGAGQTQVGHID, translated from the coding sequence ATGAGCTCCGTTGAAGTCCTGCACTCCGTCGACGACCTGACCCACGACTGGCTGACCCGTGCCCTCGGCGCACCGGTGCGCAGCTTCACGGTCGGCCCGATCGGCACCGGCCAGGTGAGCGGGACCTTCCGGATCGTCCTGGACTGGGACGGCGACGCCTCGTCCGTCGTCCTGAAGATCGCCGACGCCGACCCATCGGTACGGGCCACGGGCGTCTCGATGGGGATCTACGAGCGCGAGGTTGCCTTCTATGGCGGCATCGCCGGCCGCCTCCCCAGCACCGCGCTTCCCCGCTCCTACGTCGCGGAATACGACGACGTCGACGGCTGGTTCACGCTGCTGCTCGAGGACGGCTCCCCCGCGCACCCCGGCGACCAGATCGTCGGCTGCTCGCCCGAGGAGGCCCGCAAGGTCGTCATCGAGCTCGCCCGCCTGCAGGCGTCGGTGCACGGCGACCCCGAGCTCGCGGCGACCATCTCCAAGGACCCGGTCGTCACGGGCTTGATGCTCGAGATGCTGCTGCCGCTCTACTACGAGCGCTTCGGCACCCGGATCGACGACACCCACCGCCCGGTCGTCGACCAGCTGGTGCAGTCCTTCGACACCTGGGCCGCCGACCGCAGCGAGCCGCGCGGCCTCGCGCACTCCGACTTCCGTCTCGACAACATCCTGTTCGGCGAGGAGGGCGCCGCCCGCGACGTCACCATCGTCGACTGGGCAACCCTCGAGTGGGGCCCACTCACCAAGGACCTGTCGTTCTTCATCGGCGGCAACCTGACCGTCGAGGACCGCCGCGCGCACGAGAAGGAACTCGTCACGGCGTACCACGACGAACTCGTCGCGAACGGCGTCAAGGACTTCTCGTTCGACCAGTGCTGGCGCGGGTACCGCCTCAACGCCTTCTCCGGCGTGCTGATGGCGATCGGCGCCCCGATGGTCGTCGTGGCGACCGAGCGTGGCGACAAGATGTTCATGACGATGCTCTCGCGGCACTGCCAGCAGGTCCTCGACCTCGACGCCCTGACCCTGCTCCACGAGATCCGCACGGCCGCCATCCAGGTCGACCCGAACGACGAGGCGCGCCACGAGCCGGGCATCGACCAGTACTGGAACGAGAGCTACTACCTCGACGCCATCAGCGCCGACGGCACGATCGGCGCCTACGTGCGCGCTGGCTTCGTCCCGAAGCTGAACCGCACCGTCTACACCGCCTACGTCGTGGGCGTGGACCGCCCGTCCGTCGGCGTCCTCGCCTACGAGGCGCCGCTGCCGACGGTCGGCAATGTCGTCGAGACCGACGAGTTCACCTCGGACCTGGTCGTCGAGGAGCCGCTCAAGAAGATGCGCGCCACCCTCGCCGGCACCGGTCAGTCGTACGACGACCCGGCCGCCGCACTGCGTGACGAGGCCGGCGAGCCGGTGCACGTCGAGATGGACCTGGTCTGGGAGACCGACGGCGAGCCGTACATGTACCAGGTGACCAGCCGCTACGAGATGCCCTGCCGCGTCACCGGAACCATCACGATCGGCGACGAGGTGCTCACCCTCGACGGCCCCGGCCAGCGCGACCACTCCTGGGGCCCGCGCGACTGGTGGTCGATGGACTGGACGTGGGCTTCGGCCCACCTCGAGGACGAGACCCGGATGCAGACGATCGAACTGCGCTTCCCCGGCATGACCAACGCGACCGTCGGCTACGAGCAGGACCCGAAGGGCCTGACCGAGATCAACGGCATGGGCACCGGTTACCAGATCCCCGAGAGCCGGATGCCCGGGCGCACCATCGCGACGCTCGAGCCGACCGGGACGTCGTACGAGTGGGAGCCGATCGCCTACGGCCCGCTCCGCATCGAGGCGCCCGACGGCCGGGTCTGCGAGTTCCCGCGGGCGATGGCGCGGGTGACGACCTCCGACGGCCGCACCGGCCTGGGCTGGATCGAGTGGGGCCACAACGTGGTGCCGACCAAGGACAGCGACTCCCCCGTCATCGCCGCCGCCCAGCGCTTCGGGCGTACGGCGAAGGAGCGGGCCACTGCAGCGGCGACCAGGGCCGTCGCGGCAGTCCCCGGGTCGGCGTACGACGGCCTGATGAACTCGCGCGCCGGCCGCCCCGTCACGGCCGCGATCTTCAAGGCGCTGCCCGGCCAGATCAACCGCGCGGCGGCTGAGGGCGTCGACGCGCTGATCCGGTTCAAGGTGACCGACGCGAAGTCGGGCGGTGTCGACGTCTTCGACCTGACCCTGCCCCTGACGGGCGCACCGACCGTCGCCCGCGGCATCGTCGGCAAGGGCGCCCCGGACGCACGTCTGACCCTGATGCTCTCGTCGGCCGACCTGATGGCGCTCGCCACCAACCGGATCGACGCGACCGAGGCCGCGCTCACCCGTCGCATCGTCGTCGAGGGCGACCTCCACTTCGTCCCCACCTTCGCCGCACTGATGGCGAAGCCGGCGGCCGGCGCAGGCCAGACCCAGGTCGGTCACATCGACTGA
- a CDS encoding M14 family metallopeptidase encodes MTMNLQRRKVALVGAGAALVLGLPLAVGHSAAGAPKPTPPEDGPTQIVRVETPTRADRNKVADLGLDLAGTVGVDSIDVIVETSADRAALARAGFSGQVVVKDVKAAERERVAADKAYAAAKPGGSTLPSRRTAYRTLADYGTEMAALAASYPTQARMLTLNHDSLEGRDVQGIEISNGVNASDDGKPTYLLLGVHHAREWPSAELVTEFAYDLLQNAATTRIQNILDSVRVLIVPVVNPDGFQVSRGGAYELKRKNCRLTDGQFPADGACALRANRALGTDPNRNYGALWNGPGASPFPTDETYFGAGPFSEPETQNIRELISSRQVVTMISNHTYSALVLRPPGWNGAETPADDALMTSLGDQMAAQMSYQSIRGYELYNTSGTTEDWSYTATGGLGFTFEHGTQGFHPQFATGVVGPYSGGTRKMPGGGVREAFLIAAESSANAARHSVIEGTATPGVTLRLTKTFQTEPWNPALAFPDTLESTLVVPASGAWTWHVNPSTRPAVTAAGGTETWTLTCENPAGTVLDTQQVTVARGGTATENLAC; translated from the coding sequence ATGACCATGAATCTGCAGCGGCGGAAGGTTGCCCTCGTCGGCGCCGGAGCGGCACTTGTCCTGGGGCTCCCCCTGGCCGTCGGGCACTCGGCCGCGGGCGCACCGAAACCGACCCCGCCCGAGGACGGTCCGACCCAGATCGTGCGGGTCGAGACGCCGACCCGGGCCGACCGGAACAAGGTCGCCGACCTGGGTCTCGACCTCGCCGGCACCGTGGGCGTCGACTCGATCGATGTCATCGTGGAGACCAGTGCAGACCGGGCCGCCCTGGCGCGGGCCGGCTTCTCGGGGCAGGTCGTCGTCAAGGACGTGAAGGCGGCCGAGCGCGAGAGGGTCGCCGCCGACAAGGCGTACGCCGCGGCGAAGCCCGGCGGATCAACGCTTCCGTCACGACGTACGGCGTACCGCACCCTGGCCGACTACGGCACCGAGATGGCGGCGCTCGCTGCGTCGTACCCGACCCAGGCTCGGATGCTCACCCTGAACCACGACAGCCTTGAAGGCCGGGACGTGCAGGGGATCGAGATCAGCAACGGCGTCAACGCCAGCGATGACGGGAAGCCGACGTACCTGTTGCTGGGCGTCCACCACGCCCGCGAGTGGCCGTCCGCGGAGCTCGTCACCGAGTTCGCCTATGACCTCCTGCAGAACGCCGCGACCACGCGGATCCAGAACATTCTCGACAGCGTCCGGGTGCTGATCGTGCCGGTGGTCAACCCGGACGGCTTCCAGGTCAGCCGGGGCGGCGCGTACGAACTGAAGCGGAAGAACTGTCGCCTCACCGACGGCCAGTTCCCCGCGGACGGCGCGTGTGCGCTGCGCGCCAACCGCGCACTCGGCACCGACCCGAACCGCAACTACGGCGCTCTGTGGAACGGCCCGGGGGCGTCACCGTTCCCCACGGACGAGACCTACTTCGGCGCCGGACCGTTCAGCGAACCCGAGACGCAGAACATTCGCGAGCTGATCTCCTCACGCCAGGTGGTCACGATGATCAGCAACCACACCTACAGCGCCCTCGTACTGCGGCCGCCGGGCTGGAACGGCGCGGAAACGCCGGCGGATGACGCCCTCATGACGTCCCTCGGTGACCAGATGGCCGCGCAGATGAGCTACCAGAGCATCCGCGGATATGAGCTCTACAACACCAGCGGCACCACCGAGGACTGGTCCTACACCGCCACCGGCGGTCTCGGCTTCACGTTCGAGCACGGCACGCAGGGCTTCCACCCGCAGTTCGCCACCGGTGTCGTCGGCCCATACAGCGGCGGGACGAGGAAGATGCCGGGCGGCGGAGTGCGCGAGGCCTTCCTGATCGCCGCGGAGAGCAGCGCCAACGCGGCCCGGCACTCCGTGATCGAGGGGACGGCCACGCCAGGGGTCACGCTCCGGCTGACGAAGACGTTCCAGACCGAGCCCTGGAACCCGGCACTCGCGTTCCCCGACACCCTGGAGTCCACCCTGGTGGTGCCGGCGAGCGGCGCCTGGACGTGGCACGTCAACCCGTCGACGCGACCCGCCGTGACGGCTGCGGGGGGCACCGAGACCTGGACCCTCACCTGTGAGAACCCCGCCGGCACCGTTCTCGACACACAGCAGGTGACGGTCGCTCGTGGCGGGACGGCGACAGAGAACCTCGCCTGCTGA
- a CDS encoding nuclear transport factor 2 family protein, whose protein sequence is MSEQTPAVVATTYFDALGRGDMPTVMAQFDEAVVWHQPGANRFSGDHAGIGGVGALLGGMMETSQGTFQLSVAGPAMVNGEFVAVPVRFSGRRDDVSMDMAGVDLLTVRDGKIVEVHLFSEDGAAEDDFWGRP, encoded by the coding sequence ATGTCCGAGCAGACCCCCGCCGTTGTGGCGACCACCTACTTCGACGCCCTGGGCCGCGGTGACATGCCGACGGTCATGGCGCAATTCGACGAGGCCGTGGTCTGGCACCAGCCCGGTGCCAACCGGTTCAGCGGCGACCATGCCGGCATCGGCGGCGTGGGTGCCTTGCTGGGCGGGATGATGGAGACCAGCCAGGGAACGTTCCAGCTCTCGGTCGCGGGGCCGGCCATGGTCAACGGCGAGTTCGTCGCCGTACCGGTGCGCTTCTCCGGCCGTCGTGACGACGTGTCGATGGACATGGCCGGCGTGGACCTGCTGACGGTTCGTGACGGCAAGATCGTCGAGGTGCACCTCTTCTCCGAAGACGGCGCAGCCGAGGACGACTTCTGGGGACGCCCCTGA
- a CDS encoding helix-turn-helix domain-containing protein: MPNPPWDVMISTCPSRTSLARIANKWTAMIVIALDGDPLRFGALREAVDGISGKVLTETLRDLERDGIVSRTMYNEMPPRVEYQLTGLGQTLRGPLSALGQWAEEHIEDVLRARGEYDERSA; the protein is encoded by the coding sequence ATGCCCAACCCACCGTGGGACGTCATGATCTCGACCTGTCCCTCGCGAACGTCCCTGGCCAGGATCGCGAACAAGTGGACCGCCATGATCGTGATCGCCCTCGACGGCGACCCCCTGCGTTTCGGCGCGCTCCGCGAGGCCGTGGACGGAATCAGCGGCAAGGTCCTCACCGAGACCCTGCGCGACCTGGAGCGCGACGGAATCGTCTCCCGGACCATGTACAACGAAATGCCGCCACGCGTCGAGTACCAGCTCACCGGCCTCGGCCAGACGTTGCGCGGACCCCTCAGCGCACTCGGGCAGTGGGCCGAAGAACACATCGAAGATGTCCTTCGCGCCCGCGGCGAGTACGACGAGCGCAGCGCCTGA
- the guaA gene encoding glutamine-hydrolyzing GMP synthase: MTAPGETTNESEHDLVLVVDFGAQYAQLIARRVREANVYSEIVPHTMPIAEMVARGPKAIILSGGPSSVYETGAPALDPALFETGAAVFGMCYGFQLMAQGLGGTVSATGAREYGRTRVQVTEGGTLLDGLPTEHNVWMSHGDSVTAAPEGFAVLASTESTPVAAFENVERGFAGVQWHPEVLHSEHGQKVLEHFLWNIAGCRQTWTIGNIAEEQIARVREQIGPDGRAICGLSGGVDSAVAAAIVQKAIGDRLTCVYVDHGLMRKGETEQIERDFVAATGAKLVTVDAEKQFLEALAGTSEPEAKRKIIGREFIRAFEGAELEVIKGAPEGTKVGFLVQGTLYPDVVESGHGAGTSTIKSHHNVGGLPEDLEFELVEPLRELFKDEVRAVGAQLGLPDVIVQRQPFPGPGLGIRIIGEVTRERLDILRDADLIAREEMTAAGLDGDIWQMPVVLLADVRSVGVQGDGRTYGHPVVLRPVTSEDAMTADWARLPYDVLEKISTRITNEVREINRVTVDITSKPPGTIEWE; this comes from the coding sequence ATGACGGCGCCCGGGGAAACCACGAACGAGTCCGAGCACGACCTGGTCCTGGTGGTGGACTTCGGTGCGCAGTACGCCCAGTTGATCGCCCGCCGCGTGCGCGAGGCCAACGTCTACTCCGAGATCGTGCCGCACACGATGCCGATCGCCGAGATGGTCGCGCGCGGCCCGAAGGCGATCATCCTGTCCGGTGGCCCCTCCTCGGTCTACGAGACCGGTGCGCCGGCCCTCGACCCGGCGCTCTTCGAAACCGGCGCCGCGGTGTTCGGCATGTGTTACGGCTTCCAGTTGATGGCGCAGGGCCTGGGCGGGACGGTCTCCGCGACCGGCGCCCGGGAGTACGGCCGCACCCGCGTGCAGGTCACCGAGGGCGGCACGCTGCTCGACGGCCTGCCGACCGAGCACAACGTCTGGATGTCGCACGGCGACTCGGTGACCGCGGCCCCCGAGGGCTTCGCCGTCCTGGCCTCGACCGAGTCGACCCCCGTGGCGGCGTTCGAGAACGTCGAGCGCGGTTTCGCCGGCGTGCAGTGGCACCCCGAGGTGCTGCACTCCGAGCACGGCCAGAAGGTCCTGGAGCACTTCCTCTGGAACATCGCCGGCTGCCGCCAGACGTGGACCATCGGCAACATCGCCGAGGAGCAGATCGCCCGGGTCCGCGAGCAGATCGGCCCGGACGGGCGCGCGATCTGCGGCCTGTCGGGCGGTGTCGACTCTGCGGTCGCGGCGGCCATCGTGCAGAAGGCCATCGGCGATCGCCTCACCTGCGTGTACGTCGACCACGGACTCATGCGCAAGGGCGAGACCGAGCAGATCGAGCGCGACTTCGTGGCTGCGACCGGAGCCAAGCTGGTCACCGTGGACGCGGAGAAGCAGTTCCTCGAGGCGCTCGCGGGCACCAGCGAACCCGAGGCCAAGCGCAAGATCATCGGTCGTGAGTTCATCCGCGCGTTCGAGGGTGCCGAGCTCGAGGTCATCAAAGGCGCACCCGAGGGGACGAAGGTCGGATTCCTGGTGCAGGGCACCCTGTACCCCGACGTCGTCGAGTCCGGCCACGGTGCCGGCACCTCGACGATCAAGTCCCACCACAACGTCGGCGGACTGCCCGAGGACCTCGAATTCGAGCTCGTCGAGCCGCTGCGCGAACTGTTCAAGGACGAGGTTCGCGCCGTCGGTGCGCAGTTGGGCCTGCCGGACGTCATCGTCCAGCGCCAACCGTTCCCCGGCCCCGGCCTCGGCATCCGGATCATCGGCGAGGTCACGCGCGAGCGCCTCGACATCCTGCGCGACGCCGACCTGATCGCCCGCGAGGAGATGACCGCAGCGGGCCTCGATGGCGACATCTGGCAGATGCCCGTGGTGCTGCTCGCCGACGTCCGCTCGGTCGGCGTCCAGGGCGACGGCCGCACCTACGGCCACCCGGTGGTCCTGCGTCCCGTCACCTCCGAGGACGCCATGACCGCCGACTGGGCCCGCCTGCCCTACGACGTCCTCGAGAAGATCTCGACCCGGATCACCAACGAGGTCCGCGAGATCAACCGGGTGACCGTCGACATCACCTCGAAGCCCCCGGGCACGATTGAGTGGGAGTGA
- a CDS encoding ATP-binding cassette domain-containing protein, whose protein sequence is MSVVVDDLRCSYDRRRPPAVEIDLLDMGPGVCGLVGVNGAGKSTLLRSLSGSRRPEHGRVRVDDISLYGPDRHQVLGRIGYMPQQLDLPGEMRVADALAYASWVRGVPPGVARARNPQLLERVGLSRRAADRVGQLSGGMNRRLALAVALVTDPDVLLLDEPTTGLDPEQRVALRGIVSELTASAVTVLSSHVMEDVAMMANRIAVLHEGRLLHDGTVEAFVAERGGPQRSPEFAFLATIAAGAA, encoded by the coding sequence ATGAGCGTTGTCGTCGACGACCTTCGCTGCAGCTACGACCGTCGCCGTCCGCCGGCGGTCGAGATCGATCTGCTCGACATGGGGCCGGGGGTCTGCGGGCTGGTGGGCGTCAACGGCGCCGGCAAGTCCACCCTGCTGCGGTCCCTGTCCGGCTCGCGCCGACCGGAGCACGGCAGGGTCCGGGTCGACGACATATCGCTCTACGGTCCCGACAGGCACCAGGTGCTGGGACGCATTGGCTACATGCCCCAGCAGCTGGACCTGCCGGGCGAGATGCGGGTGGCGGATGCGCTGGCGTACGCGAGCTGGGTGCGAGGAGTGCCACCCGGGGTTGCCCGGGCGCGGAATCCGCAGCTCCTGGAGCGCGTCGGGCTCTCTCGTCGGGCAGCTGATCGGGTGGGTCAGCTGTCCGGCGGGATGAACCGCCGCCTCGCGCTGGCGGTGGCGCTGGTCACCGACCCGGACGTCCTGCTGCTGGACGAGCCCACCACCGGGCTCGATCCCGAGCAGCGTGTCGCGCTGCGCGGGATCGTCTCCGAGCTCACCGCGTCCGCGGTCACGGTGCTGAGCAGTCACGTGATGGAGGACGTCGCGATGATGGCGAACCGGATCGCCGTCCTGCATGAAGGCCGACTGCTCCATGACGGCACCGTTGAGGCGTTCGTTGCCGAGCGCGGCGGACCCCAACGCTCGCCGGAGTTCGCCTTCCTCGCGACCATCGCCGCAGGTGCAGCATGA